A window of Vigna unguiculata cultivar IT97K-499-35 chromosome 4, ASM411807v1, whole genome shotgun sequence contains these coding sequences:
- the LOC114181085 gene encoding homeobox-leucine zipper protein HAT5, whose amino-acid sequence MESGRLFFDACASRGNTNMLFLGNTELAFRGRSMMSLEEASKRRPFFTSPDELYDEEYYEKQMPEKKHRLSSEQVHLLEKSFEEENKLEPERKTQLAKKLGLQPRQVAVWFQNRRARWKTKQLERDFDVLKSSYDTLLASYDSLMKENEKLKSEVVSLNEKLQVQAKEVPEEPLYDKKVDPLPVEDIASIFSTRVEDHQSSGSVGSAVVDEGSPQLVVDSVDSHFPADNPGGCVGPVERVQSEEEDGSDDGRSYMDVFVVSETENQNHEEGEGLVWWTNMYYVG is encoded by the exons ATGGAGTCTGGACGGCTTTTCTTTGATGCCTGTGCTTCACGCGGGAACACCAACATGCTCTTCCTCGGCAACACTGAACTTGCTTTCCGAG GGAGATCGATGATGAGCTTGGAGGAAGCCTCAAAGAGGCGACCTTTCTTCACCTCACCGGATGAACTGTATGATGAGGAGTATTATGAGAAGCAGATGCCGGAGAAGAAGCATCGCCTCAGTTCTGAACAG GTCCATCTGTTGGAGAAGAGCTTTGAGGAAGAGAACAAACTGGAGCCTGAGAGGAAGACCCAGTTGGCCAAGAAGCTGGGATTGCAACCCAGGCAGGTAGCTGTGTGGTTTCAGAACCGCAGGGCTCGATGGAAGACCAAACAGCTTGAAAGGGATTTTGATGTTCTCAAGTCTTCATACGATACCCTACTTGCATCCTATGATTCACTTATGAAGGAGAATGAGAAACTCAAATCTGAG GTGGTATCCTTAAATGAGAAGCTTCAAGTTCAAGCAAAAGAGGTGCCTGAGGAACCATTGTATGACAAGAAAGTTGATCCACTTCCAGTAGAAGATATAGCTTCAATTTTCAGCACAAGGGTGGAGGACCACCAGAGTAGTGGGTCTGTTGGAAGTGCAGTGGTGGACGAGGGTAGTCCACAGCTGGTCGTTGACAGTGTTGATTCACACTTTCCAGCCGACAACCCTGGTGGATGTGTGGGCCCAGTTGAAAGAGTTCAGTCAGAGGAGGAGGATGGCAGTGATGATGGGAGGAGTTACATGGATGTGTTTGTGGTATCTGAAACTGAGAACCAAAACCATGAGGAAGGAGAGGGATTGGTTTGGTGGACCAATATGTATTATGTTGGATAA